In the Candidatus Nitrospira nitrificans genome, one interval contains:
- a CDS encoding DegQ family serine endoprotease translates to MNQVDFEKKPPQGTRSWLVAASLLTVGIIIGLVIASDLGWLPTGYAVPDSASVAPPAPSARPVSTAPQPVLSGSNQTFVDIAKSVKPAVVNIYATKSGRSEGSGTAPLDDPLFRKFFGDEFFRKFEHPKERKERGLGSGVIVESNGLIITNNHVVGKADEIRVTLSDKREFKAKLIGTDPKTDVAVVKIDATGLPTVAWADSDKLEVGEFVLAVGNPFGLTQTVTLGIVSALGRAAGIAEYEDFIQTDAAINPGNSGGALVNVRGELVGINTAIFSQSGGNMGIGFAVPSNMAQSIMGQLVQTGKVVRGWLGVSIQELTPELASQFGITETKGVLVSDVMDDSPAKKAGFERADVIVEYDGKPMDSPTHLRNAVAQTPVGKKVAVKLIRDKKPKIIDLTIVEQPKSMSQTGEDDGGDSAMPTGILSSLDVRDLTEELAGRYGLKSSERGVVIVRVKPGSTAEELGVREGDIVLEVNRQAVTSVKVFERIAGKLPKDQAVLLLLKRQGRTIYLTLRP, encoded by the coding sequence ATGAATCAGGTCGATTTTGAAAAGAAACCGCCTCAAGGAACCAGGAGCTGGCTTGTTGCCGCAAGCTTATTGACGGTCGGGATCATCATCGGGCTTGTGATAGCGTCAGACCTCGGCTGGTTGCCGACGGGATATGCGGTCCCCGATTCCGCTTCGGTGGCTCCGCCTGCTCCCAGCGCCAGACCGGTCTCGACCGCTCCCCAGCCCGTCCTCAGCGGGAGCAATCAAACGTTCGTGGATATTGCCAAGTCGGTGAAACCGGCAGTGGTGAATATTTATGCGACGAAAAGCGGACGTTCGGAAGGGTCCGGCACGGCGCCGCTGGATGACCCCTTGTTTAGAAAATTTTTCGGCGACGAGTTTTTCCGGAAGTTTGAACACCCGAAAGAACGAAAAGAACGGGGTTTGGGGTCCGGTGTGATCGTCGAATCGAACGGACTCATCATCACCAATAACCATGTGGTCGGCAAGGCGGATGAAATTCGTGTCACGCTGTCCGACAAGCGCGAATTCAAGGCGAAGCTGATCGGCACCGATCCGAAGACCGATGTGGCCGTCGTGAAGATCGACGCGACGGGGCTTCCGACCGTCGCCTGGGCCGATTCGGACAAACTGGAAGTCGGGGAGTTTGTCCTGGCCGTCGGGAATCCGTTCGGACTGACACAGACCGTCACCTTGGGGATTGTCAGCGCCCTTGGGCGAGCGGCCGGCATCGCCGAGTACGAAGATTTCATCCAGACGGATGCAGCCATCAATCCCGGGAACTCCGGTGGGGCCTTGGTCAACGTGCGGGGAGAGCTGGTGGGCATCAACACCGCGATATTCAGTCAGAGCGGCGGCAACATGGGGATCGGTTTCGCCGTTCCGAGCAATATGGCTCAATCCATTATGGGCCAACTCGTACAGACCGGAAAAGTCGTTCGTGGGTGGCTTGGGGTCTCCATTCAGGAGCTGACACCGGAGTTGGCCTCTCAATTCGGGATTACGGAGACCAAGGGTGTGCTCGTCAGCGATGTGATGGACGACAGCCCGGCGAAAAAAGCGGGATTCGAGCGAGCCGATGTGATCGTGGAGTATGACGGCAAGCCGATGGATTCGCCGACGCACTTGCGCAACGCTGTGGCTCAGACTCCGGTCGGAAAGAAAGTGGCGGTGAAACTTATTCGAGACAAGAAACCGAAAATCATCGATCTCACCATCGTTGAGCAGCCTAAGTCGATGTCACAAACCGGCGAGGACGATGGAGGGGATTCAGCGATGCCGACGGGAATACTCTCCAGCCTCGATGTGCGAGATCTCACGGAAGAATTAGCGGGCCGGTATGGGCTCAAATCCAGCGAACGGGGCGTGGTGATTGTTCGGGTCAAGCCCGGCAGTACGGCCGAAGAATTGGGTGTTCGGGAGGGCGATATCGTCCTTGAAGTGAATCGTCAAGCGGTGACGTCGGTCAAGGTGTTTGAGCGGATCGCCGGCAAGTTGCCGAAGGATCAAGCGGTCTTGCTCTTGCTGAAACGGCAAGGGCGGACGATCTACCTCACGCTTCGTCCTTAG
- a CDS encoding class I fructose-bisphosphate aldolase, whose protein sequence is MRDRVQEILSWYGSDNAGTKTNIARLLRAGKLAGTGKLVILPVDQGFEHGPARSFAPNPPGYNPHYHFQLAIDAGCNAYAAPLGFLEAGAGEFAGQIPLILKLNNHDVLHDEKDPLPSVTGSVRDALRLGCSAVGFTIYPGSSHCNAMYEQLQMIAEEAKDSGLAVVVWSYPRGSVLSKEGETAIDVVAYAAQIAAQLGAHIIKVKLPSAHLEQAAAKKVYESTQIPIKTLAERVKHVVQSSFDGRRIVIFSGGAKSEDANVFEEARAIRDGGGFGSIIGRNSFQRPKAEAVKFLRTIMGIYAGEIQ, encoded by the coding sequence ATGAGAGACCGGGTTCAGGAAATTCTGAGTTGGTACGGGAGCGATAATGCGGGAACCAAGACCAACATCGCGCGATTGCTGCGGGCCGGTAAGTTGGCAGGGACCGGCAAGTTAGTCATTCTGCCGGTCGATCAGGGATTCGAACATGGGCCGGCGAGGAGTTTTGCGCCGAATCCACCCGGCTACAATCCCCATTATCACTTTCAACTCGCGATCGATGCCGGATGTAATGCCTATGCCGCCCCGCTAGGGTTTCTGGAAGCCGGAGCCGGCGAGTTCGCCGGGCAGATCCCCCTCATCCTGAAGTTGAACAATCACGACGTGTTGCATGACGAGAAGGATCCGTTGCCGTCGGTGACCGGTAGTGTGAGGGATGCCCTTCGGCTGGGTTGCTCCGCCGTCGGGTTCACGATCTATCCCGGTTCTTCCCATTGCAATGCCATGTATGAGCAATTGCAAATGATCGCCGAGGAAGCGAAAGACAGTGGCCTGGCCGTGGTCGTATGGTCCTATCCTCGCGGATCGGTGTTGAGCAAAGAAGGTGAGACGGCCATTGATGTGGTCGCGTATGCGGCGCAAATTGCGGCGCAGTTGGGCGCGCACATCATCAAGGTCAAATTGCCGAGCGCGCATTTGGAGCAGGCTGCCGCCAAGAAGGTGTATGAATCGACGCAAATTCCGATCAAGACGCTGGCGGAGCGGGTGAAGCACGTCGTCCAGAGTTCATTCGACGGCCGGCGGATCGTCATCTTTTCCGGCGGGGCCAAGAGCGAGGACGCGAACGTATTCGAAGAAGCTCGGGCCATTCGAGACGGCGGTGGCTTCGGTTCCATCATCGGTCGAAACTCATTCCAGCGGCCGAAGGCGGAGGCCGTCAAGTTTCTCCGCACCATCATGGGAATTTATGCCGGCGAGATCCAGTAG
- the fbp gene encoding class 1 fructose-bisphosphatase, translating into MREFPLTLSRFIIQNQASHQAATEEFSGLLTQIGLVGKLISQDLRRAGLINILGTTGDTNVQGETVKKLDAIANDDFVKVFQHSGYVCALASEEMEKPISLPGNWPHGKYMLLFDPLDGSSNTDNNMPLGAIFSVLKYDRTDRLPTDGEMVRRGTEQVAAGYLLYGSSTMLVYTVGHGVYGFTLEPDIGEYLLSHERIRIPEKGRVYAANEGNYHKWSAGTKKYMDSLKVSDKATGRPYSARYSGCLVADVHRLLLGGGIYLYPGELDKPEGKLRLLYEANPLAFVVEQAGGKATTGTSRILEVEPKKLHQRVPLIIGSRRDVEQAEAYIQGNA; encoded by the coding sequence ATGCGAGAATTTCCCCTTACGTTAAGCCGTTTTATCATTCAGAATCAGGCCTCGCATCAAGCTGCGACGGAGGAATTCTCCGGGTTATTGACCCAGATTGGTTTGGTCGGCAAGCTCATTTCGCAAGATCTTCGGCGTGCCGGATTGATCAACATTCTTGGAACGACCGGCGATACGAATGTGCAGGGAGAAACGGTCAAGAAACTGGACGCCATCGCGAACGACGACTTCGTCAAAGTCTTTCAACATAGCGGCTATGTCTGCGCCTTGGCTTCGGAAGAAATGGAAAAACCGATCTCGCTTCCAGGCAATTGGCCGCACGGTAAGTACATGCTGCTCTTCGATCCGCTCGATGGTTCCTCTAACACGGACAACAATATGCCGCTGGGAGCCATTTTTTCCGTGCTCAAGTATGACCGAACCGATCGGTTGCCCACTGACGGGGAAATGGTCCGCCGGGGGACGGAGCAGGTCGCGGCCGGTTATCTGTTGTACGGATCGAGTACCATGCTGGTGTATACCGTCGGGCACGGCGTGTATGGATTTACGCTCGAACCCGACATCGGGGAATATCTCCTGTCGCACGAGCGGATCAGGATTCCGGAAAAGGGCAGGGTCTACGCCGCCAATGAAGGGAACTACCACAAGTGGTCGGCGGGAACGAAGAAGTATATGGACTCGCTCAAAGTGAGCGACAAGGCGACCGGTCGCCCGTACAGCGCTCGGTATTCCGGCTGTTTGGTGGCCGACGTGCATCGCCTGTTGCTCGGAGGCGGGATCTATCTCTATCCGGGGGAACTCGATAAACCGGAAGGGAAACTGCGATTGCTCTATGAGGCGAATCCACTGGCATTTGTCGTCGAACAGGCCGGCGGGAAAGCCACGACGGGGACATCGAGAATTTTAGAAGTGGAGCCGAAGAAATTGCATCAGCGCGTGCCGTTGATCATCGGGAGTCGCCGCGACGTCGAGCAAGCGGAGGCGTACATTCAAGGGAACGCCTAG
- a CDS encoding DUF3108 domain-containing protein — MSATAWPDRIPDVSRMCRYAKIVAVCLLLFLPVGSIEAHAQGELKRPFQIGERLTYEVSWLNMTAAIAVMEVAQMEGQNDRPVAKLVGTARSTPIITKFFPVDNRVESELDLETLAPDHMTFRRREGRKKEDIEYVFHQKEGTVTAVRGGATESLPIQAGTQDIISCLYYTRMVLPPNPGASVKMNVYHDKKNRPVEVLVEAIETIEGAWGIAETVRVLVIMPFHGLFMNQGNIRVWVTNDDRKTPLRMKAKVVLGSIVADLVDGLPEISSVRQEY, encoded by the coding sequence ATGTCTGCCACGGCCTGGCCTGATCGAATTCCCGATGTTTCCAGAATGTGCCGCTATGCCAAGATTGTGGCCGTCTGTCTGCTTCTGTTCCTGCCTGTCGGTTCAATTGAAGCTCACGCGCAAGGTGAACTGAAACGTCCTTTTCAGATCGGCGAACGGCTGACGTATGAGGTGTCCTGGCTCAACATGACAGCCGCAATTGCCGTGATGGAAGTGGCTCAGATGGAGGGACAGAACGATCGACCGGTTGCCAAGTTGGTGGGGACGGCGCGCTCGACGCCGATCATCACGAAGTTCTTTCCGGTGGATAATCGAGTCGAGTCGGAGTTGGATTTGGAGACCCTGGCTCCGGACCACATGACCTTTCGTCGGCGCGAAGGGCGAAAGAAGGAAGATATCGAGTATGTCTTCCATCAAAAAGAAGGCACGGTCACGGCTGTCAGGGGAGGGGCGACGGAGTCGCTCCCTATCCAAGCCGGGACACAGGATATCATTTCATGCTTGTACTATACGCGGATGGTCTTGCCGCCGAATCCCGGGGCCTCAGTGAAAATGAATGTGTATCACGATAAGAAAAATCGGCCGGTCGAGGTTCTTGTCGAGGCGATCGAGACCATTGAAGGCGCATGGGGAATCGCGGAGACGGTCCGGGTGCTGGTGATCATGCCGTTCCATGGGTTGTTCATGAATCAGGGCAACATCCGCGTTTGGGTCACCAATGATGATCGGAAGACTCCGCTCCGGATGAAGGCGAAGGTTGTGCTGGGATCAATCGTCGCGGATCTGGTCGACGGCTTGCCGGAAATCAGCTCAGTCCGGCAAGAGTATTGA
- a CDS encoding phosphomannomutase/phosphoglucomutase → MGLFREYDLRGIVGSELTEDLAERVGRAYATYGLKRGVKTISLGRDGRLSSPALHKALLKGLLAGGLDVIDIGVCTSPLVYFSLFTLPVGGGIMITGSHNAAEYNGFKVCVGKSAIHGDEIQELRRVMEAGIFVSGNGRLSEHPIIPDYLAYLRKSFSHVRANRLHVVIDSGNGAASLVAKQALESLGCRVTGLHCDLDGRFPNHHPDPTVLENLSDLMQSVKDHGADVGIGYDGDADRIGAVDEQGEVLWGDRLLVIYSRDILSVQPGSTIISEVKASQSLYDDIAKRGGRGIMWKTGHSLIKAKMKEESAVLAGEMSGHMFFADRYFGYDDAVYASCRLVEILAKTQRPLSTLVADLPTTVVTPEIRVDLPDTVKFNVVERIRLRFSEYLRSKQGLGPSRLMLRDLITIDGVRGVFDDGWGLIRASNTQPALVLRFEATSSAQLSVIRAIVEGELADAKRAVGC, encoded by the coding sequence ATGGGTTTGTTTCGCGAATACGATCTGAGAGGAATTGTCGGCAGCGAATTGACCGAGGATCTGGCTGAGCGGGTGGGCCGTGCCTACGCCACCTACGGCCTGAAGCGTGGAGTGAAGACGATCAGCCTGGGGCGTGACGGGCGGCTCAGTTCGCCGGCTTTGCACAAGGCGCTGCTCAAGGGACTGCTCGCGGGTGGGCTCGATGTCATCGATATCGGTGTCTGTACATCGCCGTTAGTCTACTTCTCATTGTTCACCCTGCCGGTCGGTGGCGGCATCATGATTACCGGAAGCCACAATGCGGCGGAGTATAACGGCTTTAAGGTCTGTGTCGGTAAATCCGCCATTCATGGAGATGAAATTCAGGAACTTCGAAGGGTGATGGAAGCAGGGATATTTGTATCGGGGAACGGCCGTCTCTCCGAGCATCCGATTATTCCCGACTATCTGGCGTACCTCCGGAAAAGCTTCTCTCATGTCCGCGCAAACCGGCTGCATGTCGTGATCGACAGCGGGAACGGCGCGGCGTCCCTCGTTGCCAAACAAGCGCTCGAGTCGTTGGGATGTCGGGTGACGGGGTTGCATTGCGACCTCGATGGGCGCTTTCCCAACCATCATCCGGATCCGACGGTTCTTGAGAACCTCTCCGATCTCATGCAATCGGTGAAGGATCACGGGGCCGATGTAGGAATCGGGTATGATGGGGATGCGGACCGAATCGGGGCGGTTGATGAGCAGGGCGAGGTGCTGTGGGGCGACCGTCTGTTGGTCATCTACTCGCGTGACATCTTGTCCGTGCAACCCGGCAGCACGATCATTTCCGAAGTCAAGGCGTCACAGAGCCTCTATGATGACATTGCCAAGCGAGGCGGGCGTGGGATCATGTGGAAGACCGGTCATTCGCTGATCAAGGCAAAGATGAAAGAGGAGTCGGCGGTATTGGCCGGTGAAATGTCCGGACACATGTTTTTCGCGGATCGGTATTTCGGGTACGACGACGCGGTGTACGCGTCTTGCCGCCTCGTTGAAATCCTGGCGAAGACCCAACGTCCGCTTTCAACGCTCGTTGCGGACTTGCCCACAACGGTGGTGACGCCGGAGATCCGGGTGGATCTTCCTGATACAGTCAAATTCAATGTCGTGGAGCGGATTCGCCTGAGATTCTCGGAGTATTTGCGGAGCAAACAAGGCCTCGGGCCGAGCCGGCTGATGCTTCGGGACCTCATCACGATCGATGGTGTCCGCGGAGTATTCGATGATGGATGGGGGCTTATCCGGGCCTCCAACACCCAACCGGCCTTGGTGCTCAGATTTGAGGCGACATCCTCTGCACAGCTGAGCGTTATTCGGGCGATCGTCGAGGGGGAACTCGCGGATGCCAAACGAGCGGTCGGGTGTTGA
- a CDS encoding mannose-1-phosphate guanylyltransferase/mannose-6-phosphate isomerase has protein sequence MALHASRITNNDLSSHLYPVIMAGGSGTRFWPLSRHLFPKQLLRIGGEHTLIQQTMRRVLGCGQAANVLISTNAAQADLIRTQLIDWKEDLANGFLLEPEGRNTAPAIALAALEVSARDPNGLMLVVPADHVVTGQRDFEAAVRLAAQLAMEGYLVTFGINPIRPETGYGYIKPKDNALLGTRGKLRGYRVQKFVEKPNATKAARYLKAGDYFWNSGMFVWRAETILQEIGLHQPAIAASMDQIRKLKMEGASKQSIDDIYRQIKPVSIDSGVMEQSSKAAVVPVTFKWSDVGSWGSLDEVAEKNEAGNVVTGRVIDIESKHTIVYADRRVVATIGLQDMVVVDTPDATLVCPKSRAQDVRQIVDILKRQQAPEHLEHLTVQRPWGSYTVLEEGAGFKVKRVTVNPGGRLSLQMHHQRSEHWVVIAGIARVTRGQEVFDLKVGESTAIPARTKHRLENPGREIAHIIEVQNGPYLGEDDIVRFKDDYGRGVKR, from the coding sequence ATGGCGCTTCACGCTTCACGTATCACGAATAACGATCTGAGTTCTCATCTGTATCCGGTGATCATGGCGGGAGGGAGCGGGACCAGATTTTGGCCCTTGAGCCGTCATCTGTTTCCCAAGCAGCTCTTGCGGATCGGCGGCGAGCATACGTTGATTCAGCAGACCATGCGGCGCGTCCTCGGCTGTGGCCAGGCTGCCAATGTGCTGATTTCGACCAACGCGGCGCAAGCTGATCTCATTCGAACGCAACTGATTGACTGGAAAGAGGACCTCGCGAACGGATTTCTCCTCGAGCCCGAAGGGCGCAATACGGCCCCCGCGATCGCGCTCGCGGCGCTTGAAGTGTCGGCGCGCGATCCGAATGGACTGATGCTGGTGGTTCCCGCCGATCATGTGGTGACGGGGCAGCGTGACTTTGAGGCGGCCGTCCGATTGGCCGCGCAGTTGGCGATGGAGGGTTACTTGGTCACGTTCGGAATCAACCCGATCCGCCCGGAAACCGGGTATGGGTATATCAAACCGAAAGACAACGCTCTGCTGGGGACACGGGGGAAATTGCGGGGGTATCGCGTTCAAAAATTCGTGGAGAAGCCCAACGCGACGAAGGCGGCCCGGTACCTAAAGGCGGGTGACTATTTTTGGAACAGCGGCATGTTTGTCTGGCGCGCTGAAACGATTTTGCAGGAAATCGGTCTTCACCAGCCGGCGATTGCGGCTTCGATGGATCAGATCAGGAAACTCAAAATGGAAGGCGCCTCCAAACAGTCGATCGACGATATCTATCGCCAAATCAAACCGGTCTCAATCGACAGCGGTGTGATGGAGCAGTCGTCGAAGGCGGCGGTGGTGCCGGTGACGTTTAAATGGTCCGATGTCGGAAGTTGGGGCAGTCTGGACGAAGTCGCGGAGAAGAATGAGGCCGGGAATGTCGTGACCGGGCGAGTGATCGACATCGAGAGCAAGCACACGATTGTCTATGCGGACCGGCGTGTGGTTGCCACGATCGGGTTGCAGGATATGGTGGTGGTGGATACTCCTGATGCGACGTTGGTGTGTCCGAAATCTCGGGCGCAGGACGTAAGGCAGATCGTCGATATTCTGAAGCGGCAGCAAGCGCCTGAGCATTTGGAACACCTGACGGTTCAGCGACCGTGGGGGTCGTACACTGTGTTGGAAGAGGGGGCTGGGTTCAAAGTGAAACGTGTCACGGTGAACCCCGGGGGCCGGCTCTCCCTCCAGATGCATCACCAGCGGAGCGAACATTGGGTGGTGATTGCCGGCATCGCGCGTGTGACGCGAGGTCAGGAGGTTTTCGATTTAAAGGTCGGAGAAAGCACCGCCATTCCGGCGAGAACCAAACATCGATTGGAGAACCCAGGGCGGGAGATCGCGCACATCATCGAAGTGCAGAACGGACCGTATCTCGGTGAGGATGATATTGTGCGGTTTAAGGATGATTACGGAAGGGGCGTAAAGCGTTAA
- a CDS encoding KdsC family phosphatase, with the protein MFATDVDGVLTDAGMYYSESGDEWKKFNTRDGMGIKLLQKAGLITAIVTQERTRLVARRAEKLAIPELHQGVMDKLSVIRDMAMRHDISLRQVAYIGDDVNDIEALKAVGLSAAPADGLPQVLKVVDYVCRQKGGEGAVRELAEMLLEVRQPRLR; encoded by the coding sequence TTGTTCGCCACGGATGTGGACGGAGTGCTCACCGATGCCGGCATGTACTATTCCGAGTCGGGCGATGAATGGAAAAAGTTCAATACCCGAGATGGAATGGGGATCAAACTGCTGCAAAAGGCCGGTCTCATCACGGCGATTGTGACGCAGGAGCGAACCAGGTTGGTCGCTCGCCGAGCGGAAAAACTCGCCATTCCGGAACTTCATCAAGGAGTGATGGACAAGTTGTCGGTGATCCGAGACATGGCCATGCGACATGACATCTCACTGAGGCAAGTCGCGTACATCGGCGATGACGTCAACGACATCGAGGCCTTGAAGGCAGTGGGATTGTCGGCGGCCCCGGCGGATGGTCTTCCGCAAGTCTTGAAGGTCGTGGACTATGTGTGTCGGCAGAAGGGTGGGGAGGGTGCGGTGAGAGAACTCGCAGAGATGTTACTGGAGGTGCGGCAACCTCGGTTACGGTAA
- a CDS encoding NAD-dependent epimerase/dehydratase family protein, which produces MDQRVKTGLLGANSLVGECVISRLRNDGRHTVAFSRHPSGGEPEPGVTWLQLPASLPAHPDVPSITHWLCVAPIWVLPQYFGMIEISAARRVVALSSTSLFVKKDSSDHGERHLAQRLAEGERAFRTWAETQGVEWVILRPTLIYGRGRDKNLTEITRFVRRWGFFPLLGEAEGLRAPVHAEDVAAACVSALTSPAAVNRTYNLSGGETMSYREMVSRVFSLVGKVPYLVTIPRSLFRPAVAAARLVPRYRHWTVEMAERMNRDLVFDHADAVRDLGFAPRPFRVLREDLPR; this is translated from the coding sequence GTGGATCAACGGGTGAAGACCGGCTTACTGGGGGCAAACAGTCTGGTCGGCGAATGCGTGATCTCTCGGCTGAGAAACGACGGACGTCACACCGTGGCGTTCTCCAGGCACCCATCCGGTGGCGAACCTGAACCGGGAGTGACCTGGTTGCAGCTTCCCGCGTCTTTACCCGCTCACCCCGATGTTCCCTCAATCACGCATTGGTTGTGTGTGGCTCCTATCTGGGTGTTGCCTCAGTACTTTGGAATGATCGAAATCTCCGCCGCGCGTCGAGTGGTGGCCTTGTCTTCAACCAGCCTGTTCGTCAAGAAGGATTCGTCCGATCACGGCGAGCGGCATCTTGCACAGCGTCTGGCCGAGGGAGAGAGGGCGTTCCGCACCTGGGCGGAGACGCAAGGAGTGGAATGGGTCATTTTGCGTCCCACGTTGATCTATGGACGTGGGCGGGACAAGAATCTGACGGAGATTACCCGGTTTGTACGCAGATGGGGATTTTTCCCCCTGTTGGGAGAAGCCGAAGGCTTGCGTGCGCCTGTGCATGCGGAGGATGTCGCTGCGGCATGTGTGTCGGCCCTGACTTCGCCTGCCGCGGTCAACCGGACCTATAATCTTTCCGGGGGGGAAACGATGTCTTACAGGGAGATGGTGAGCCGCGTCTTTTCCCTAGTCGGCAAAGTGCCGTATCTCGTCACGATACCGCGCTCGCTGTTCCGGCCGGCGGTGGCAGCAGCTCGCTTGGTGCCACGGTATAGACATTGGACGGTGGAGATGGCGGAGCGCATGAACCGTGATCTAGTATTTGACCATGCCGATGCCGTGCGAGATCTCGGCTTTGCGCCGCGACCCTTTCGAGTGTTGCGAGAGGACTTGCCAAGATGA
- a CDS encoding glycosyltransferase family 2 protein: protein MLTTASARQLTSSPPCRSSNLEVCPLSKTVSLIIVNYNACECIVACVSSALSQVDEVIVVDNASSDDSLAQLEAAFPYDSKVQIIRNYRNLGFAAACNIGAEASTGSCLFFLNPDCVLTPDSVSHLLRVLDDCTDVGMAGGLLVNPDGTEQAGGRRAIPTPWRSFVRAFGLSRFANRWPRLFFDFHLHTQPLPAHPIEVEAISGACMLIRRAAMQDVGHWDEGYFLHCEDLDFSMTLRRKGWKIMFVPDARVVHYKGSCSRARPIFVEWHKHCGMMRFYRKFFQHQYPGPLMWLVALGIWLRFGLVATYHSALRILR from the coding sequence ATGTTGACGACGGCTTCAGCACGGCAATTGACCTCATCACCACCCTGTCGCTCGAGCAATCTTGAGGTCTGTCCTTTATCCAAGACAGTCTCGCTGATCATCGTGAATTACAATGCATGCGAATGCATTGTCGCCTGTGTCTCGTCCGCCTTAAGCCAGGTCGACGAAGTGATCGTGGTCGATAATGCCTCAAGCGACGACAGTTTGGCGCAACTTGAGGCGGCCTTTCCCTATGACTCGAAGGTGCAGATTATTCGAAATTACCGGAATCTTGGGTTTGCGGCGGCCTGCAATATCGGAGCCGAGGCCTCCACCGGCAGTTGTCTGTTTTTTCTTAATCCTGATTGTGTACTGACGCCTGATTCCGTGAGTCACCTGTTGCGGGTGCTGGATGATTGCACGGATGTGGGAATGGCGGGTGGTCTGCTCGTCAATCCGGATGGCACCGAACAAGCGGGTGGAAGGCGGGCCATTCCGACACCATGGCGATCGTTTGTGCGGGCATTCGGTCTGTCGCGTTTTGCAAATCGATGGCCGAGGCTGTTTTTTGATTTTCACTTACACACGCAGCCGTTGCCGGCTCATCCTATCGAGGTCGAGGCGATTTCCGGCGCGTGCATGTTGATCCGGCGCGCCGCAATGCAAGATGTCGGGCATTGGGACGAGGGGTACTTTTTGCATTGTGAGGATCTGGATTTTTCCATGACCTTGCGGCGCAAGGGCTGGAAAATTATGTTCGTGCCTGACGCGAGAGTCGTTCATTACAAAGGAAGCTGCAGCCGCGCTCGTCCGATCTTTGTCGAATGGCATAAGCACTGCGGAATGATGCGATTTTATCGCAAGTTTTTCCAGCATCAGTATCCAGGCCCCTTGATGTGGCTGGTGGCGCTGGGCATCTGGCTACGGTTTGGATTGGTCGCGACCTATCACTCAGCATTGCGCATTCTGCGATAG
- a CDS encoding glycosyltransferase family 2 protein: MWPKVTVAIVNWNGQPFLDRCLSALQAQTVTPHEIILVDNASSDASLDIVRRYPSVCMLELNENLGFARGNNVAIQAAAAESEWIALLNPDAFPEPHWLEALLSAARENPEFDVFGSKLVNATDLSLLDGAGDAYHISGLVWRAAHGAPADTLSVQASEVFSACAAAALYRRSALLEVGGFDEDYFCYVEDVDMGFRLRLTGYRCLFVPASVVQHVGSGTTGGQHSTFALYHGHRNVVWTFVKDMPGVLFWLLLPLHVLLNVASILWFALQGRGRVILRSKRDALFGLPKMWRKRQAIQSTRIATVSEIWRLMDKHVVPVR, translated from the coding sequence ATGTGGCCTAAGGTAACCGTCGCCATTGTCAACTGGAACGGGCAGCCCTTTCTTGATCGTTGCCTATCAGCATTGCAGGCGCAGACGGTCACGCCGCATGAGATTATTCTGGTTGATAATGCGAGCTCCGATGCGTCGCTCGATATCGTTCGGCGTTATCCATCCGTGTGTATGTTGGAGCTGAACGAGAATCTTGGCTTCGCACGAGGCAACAATGTGGCAATTCAGGCCGCCGCCGCAGAGTCCGAATGGATTGCCTTGCTGAATCCGGATGCCTTTCCCGAGCCACATTGGCTGGAGGCGTTATTATCGGCGGCGCGGGAGAATCCTGAATTCGATGTCTTCGGAAGCAAGCTGGTGAATGCCACTGATCTTTCTCTATTGGACGGGGCAGGTGATGCGTATCATATCAGTGGGCTGGTGTGGCGCGCGGCGCATGGCGCACCGGCGGATACCCTTTCAGTCCAGGCGTCCGAGGTATTTTCAGCCTGTGCTGCCGCGGCGCTCTATCGGCGGAGCGCGTTGCTTGAGGTCGGCGGTTTTGATGAAGATTATTTCTGCTATGTGGAAGACGTGGACATGGGGTTTCGGTTACGGCTGACCGGTTACCGCTGTCTGTTTGTGCCTGCGTCCGTGGTTCAGCATGTCGGCTCTGGTACAACGGGCGGGCAGCATAGCACGTTTGCCCTCTATCATGGACATCGCAATGTGGTGTGGACTTTCGTGAAGGATATGCCGGGAGTATTGTTCTGGCTGTTGTTGCCGCTGCATGTATTGCTGAATGTGGCGAGCATCCTTTGGTTTGCGTTGCAGGGACGGGGCCGGGTGATCCTGCGATCCAAGCGCGATGCCTTGTTCGGTTTGCCGAAGATGTGGCGCAAGCGGCAAGCGATTCAATCGACTCGTATTGCGACAGTGAGTGAGATTTGGCGGTTGATGGATAAGCACGTCGTTCCAGTAAGGTAA